The nucleotide window ACAACAATTAAAGCTTTCGCAGCAGCTGGTGATGACTCCTCAGTTGCAGCAGGCAATTAAATTGTTGCAGCTCTCCCGATTAGAACTGCTTGATACTGTTCAGCAGGAGTTGCTTGAAAATCCTATACTTGAAGAGGCTGAGGCTTTAGAACGGACTGACAGCCCTGATACTGAGGCAGGAACCGCAACGGCAGAAGATATTGCTATATCCCGTGAGGCTGACTGGGATAATTATCTCGGCGAATTTTCCAGTACTTCCAAGCAGGCCGGAACTAAAGAAACGGAGTCTCTTGACGAAGGGATGTCTTTTGAAGCACGGATGACCAAGGCAACCACACTTGAAGGTCATTTATCGTGGCAGCTGTGTCTTTCAAATTTTACAGAGAAAGAGCTTGTTGTCGGTGAGTGTATTATAGGTAATTTAAGCAGTAATGGGTTTTTACGAATTGAATTAGATGATATTTGTGAGACATGCCATGCCGAAATGGAAGATGTTGAAAGGGTTCTGAACCGAATTCAAAGATTTGATCCTGTCGGAGTTGCAGCCCGTAGCCCACAGGAATGTTTGCTTATTCAGCTAGAGGTTCTGCGTCTTGATGATGACCCTATCCTTGTTTCGCTGGTTAGAGATCATTTAGAAGATTTAGAGAAGAATAGATACAAGCCTCTTGCTCGAAAGTTTAAGCTTAGTATGGAAGATCTCAAGAGCTATATTGACCTGATGCAAACTCTTGATCCTCTTCCCGGTTCAAGTTTTTCTGGGGGAGAGTCTTTCTATGTCAGTCCTGATGCTTATGTATATGAATATGACGGAGATTTTGTTATAGTCCTGAACGAGGACGGTCTTCCAAAGTTACAGATGAATTCATTTTATGTAGAAACGCTGGCTTCGACAAAGGGAGAAGACAAAGAATATTTTCAGGAGAAGATGCGCTCAGCGCAGTGGCTTATGAAGAGTCTCTACCAACGGCAGCGTACTCTTTATAAGGTTCTGGAATCAATAGTCAGATTCCAAAGAGGTTTTTTTCAGGAAGGAGTATCAAAGCTCAAACCGCTTATTCTTAAAGAGGTGGCGGAAGATATTGAAATGCATGAATCTACAGTAAGCCGAATTACGACAAGCAAGTATGTGTCGACTCCGCATGGGATTTATGAGCTTAAATTTTTCTTTAACAGTGCTCTCGGACTTGATGACGGTTCGCAAGTCGGGTCCGAATCTGTTAAGGCTCTGATTAAGTCTTTGATAGGCGAAGAAAATAGTAAAAAACCTCTGAGTGATGAAAAAATAGCCGAGATGCTCAAGATTGAACTTGAGGTCAACATCGCCAGACGGACTGTAGCAAAATACAGAACTGCAATGGGAATTAAATCCTCATCCAAGAGGAAGCAGGTATTCTAGCAGTTCAGTAGAAAAGCATATTCACCCTTTACTCAAGGAGGATTCATATGAATGTTGCATTTACTTTTAAGAACTTTGACCCGTCTGACCATTTGAAGGAATATGCGAACACCAGGTTTACTAAGCTTGAAAAGTTTATAACAAATCCTGATAATACTGAAATGCAGGTCAACTTGTCTGTTGATAAGATCAGACACGTTGCAGATGTTATTTTCAGCTCCGATAATATTCATATCTCGGCATATGAAGCATCGGATGATATGTATTCAACTGTAGATTTGGTCCTTGCCAAGCTTGAAGTTCAGCTTAGACGTATGCGTGATAAGATGAGAGATCACAGACGTATCGAAGCTGCCCCCGGGCGTATGGACGTAATCAGCTTCACAACTGAGGAAGACGAAAAGTCTGAACCTACGATTGTTGAAACTGATCAGTTTGTGCCAAAGCCCATGTCTGTAGAGGAAGCCGCTATGCAGCTTCAGACCCTCGACCATGAATTCCTTGTTTTCAGAAATGCAGATACTGAAGCTGTTAATGTTATTTACCGTCGCAAGAATGGCGACTTTGGGTTGATTGATCCGGGATATTAATTGATGATAATAAATGATAATTTAGATAAGGAGCTGGTCCTTTTTGAACTTGAAAGTTCTGATAAGGAAGGCGTTCTGAGAGAAATGGTGACAGTACTTAATGCTAAAGGTGTTAAGCTAGATGTTGAAACCGCTCTCAAGGTCCTTATGACTCGTGAAAAATTAGGAACAACCGGTATAGGGGATGGCATTGCCATCCCCCACGGTAAATTGGACTGTCTTGAAGATATCTTTGTAGTTGTCGGTAGAAGCGGCAGCGGGATTGATTTTGAAGCTTTAGACGGTGAACCATGTCATATTTTCTTTATGGTTCTGGCTCCTGATCAAGGCGCCGGTACTCATTTGAAAGTACTTGCTCAAATATCCAGACAGCTTAAAGATGCAACTTTTAGAGAAGCATTCAAAAATGCTCAGAACCAGCAGGAATTGTTGAATCTACTGAATATCACTTAATTTAGGACATCGTGGAGGTCTTTTAGGTGGAAAGTGCAGACTCATTTCCGGTTATAGTTGTCAGCGGACTTTCAGGGGCCGGGAAATCAACAGTTTTAAAGGTCTTCGAAGATTTAAGGTTTTTCTGTGTCGACGGGCTTCCTGCAAGTATGCTGGCAAAGCTCGTTGAACTTTTTAAGGGTAAGGATGAAAATTATCGAGGACTTGTTCTCGGGATGGATCTGCGTCAATCGGATTTTGTCGAGGAATGGCAGTCTACCTGTGCACAGCTTGGCTCAAATGGAGTTTGCCCGAGTTTAATTTTTTTGGAAGCCAGACTTCCGGAATTGGTCAGACGTTATGCAACAACTCGCAGACCTCATCCTCTCGAATCTAAAAAGTTGGGACTTGAGCAGGCTTTGGAAGAAGAGAAAGTTCTTCTTGAACCTCTTCGTAGTGCCGCAGACCTTATAATCGACACAACGACCTATTCAATTCATGATCTCAGGCGTAGAATTCAGGAAAAATGGTCGGCTCTAACCGAAGGGAAGTCCGGCCTTCGTGTTAATGTTATTTCTTTCGGGTTTAAACATGATGTTCCGACCGAAGCGGATATGGTCATGGACTTAAGGTTTTTACCCAATCCATATTTTGATGAAAAATTGCGCCCGCTGTCAGGTCAGGATAAAGCTATTTCAGATTATGTGTTAGGGTCTGAGACAGGTTCGGTTTTTATTGAGAAATATTTAGATTTCCTTCAGTATATTCTTCCGCTTTATGAAGCGGAAGGGCGATACAGACTTACAATAGCTGTCGGGTGTACAGGCGGAAGGCATAGGTCCGTCGCTGTTGCAGAACGGATATTTGCCATTCTTAAGAAGAGCGGATACTCTGCTAGTCTTGAACACAAGCATATAAATTTAGACTAAAACCGTATTTTTTACGAAAACTTATATCGGGAATATAGATGGATACGGAAGCAAGTAAAGTCGGAATAGTTATTGTGACGCATGGGCACTTCGGACAGGCCCTTATCGATGCGGCTGAACTGATTGTCGGCCCTCAGGAAAATGTTTTGTCTCTTTGTGTAGATGGAACCAAAGGGATTGATGCTGCTGTTGAATCCTTAAAAAAATTTATTTCTCAGGTTAAAAGCAATGCAGGGGTTTTAATTCTTACCGACATGTTCGGGGGAACTCCTACCAATTTAAGTTTATCCCTGCTTCAGCAAGATGACATTGAAGTTGTGACCGGAGTCAGTCTTCCTATGCTTTTGAAAGCTCTTCAAAAGCGCACTGATTCGTTGCAGAATATGGCCGAAGAGGTCAGCAGAGCAGGAATTAAAGGAATTGTTATTGCCGGGGAAATGCTTAGAAAACGAACTTCAAAAGGTTAATGTATGTTCTGGGTGAGAATCGATAATAGACTGGTGCATGGCCAGATAATTGAAACTTGGCTGCCTTATACCCATGCCAAAAGTATCATTGTTGCTAATGACGCAGTAGCTGATGACTGTTTGCAGCAACAAATAATGTCCCTCGCAATTCCTCAATCTGTCAGTTGCTTTTTTTCTTCTATTGACGATTTGCAGGAATCTGTAATGAATGTCGGTGCTGATTCAAAATGTGGTAATACCATAATTCTTTTTTCCTCTTGTGAGGATTTGCGCCTCGCAATGGAAAAAGGTTTCAAAATTTCTACGGTTAATATCGGTAATATCCATTACGGTCCCGGTAAAAAACAGATATCTCCAAGTGTTGCACTCAGCTCGGATGATGAATCCTGTTTGCACTTTTTTAAAGGACAAGGAATTGAACTTGATTTCAGATGTGTGCCTAATGATCCTGTGCAGGTGAGGTTTATATGAACTTGTTGCAAGGATTAGCTTTACCTTTTCCGGCGTGGGCTGCGCTGATAGGTTTTTTTTTGCAATTTTCTCTCTGTTCAGATTTACAATAAATGCCGGTTTACTTGAACGGCCTTTAGTTGCCGGGGCTCTCTGGGGATTTGTTACCGGAGACTATGCTACCAGTTTAAAGATAGCCGTTTTTTTTGAATTATTCTGGCTGGATAATATTCCGGCCGGAACTTATATCCCGCCTCATATTTTAGCGTCTACTTTTGCCGCGCTTGCTTTAACCTCCTCATTCGGTTTTACCGAAGCACCGAAAGTTATGTGCATTCTTCTTGCGTGTCTCCCGCTGGCTCAGCTTGGAGCATGGCTCGAGAATTCTCTGCGACAGTGGCATAACCATGGATATTACAAGTTGTTGAACTGGGCCAGAAAGGGGAAATCCGGTGACGACATG belongs to Desulfovibrio gilichinskyi and includes:
- the rpoN gene encoding RNA polymerase factor sigma-54, which codes for MGLELRQQLKLSQQLVMTPQLQQAIKLLQLSRLELLDTVQQELLENPILEEAEALERTDSPDTEAGTATAEDIAISREADWDNYLGEFSSTSKQAGTKETESLDEGMSFEARMTKATTLEGHLSWQLCLSNFTEKELVVGECIIGNLSSNGFLRIELDDICETCHAEMEDVERVLNRIQRFDPVGVAARSPQECLLIQLEVLRLDDDPILVSLVRDHLEDLEKNRYKPLARKFKLSMEDLKSYIDLMQTLDPLPGSSFSGGESFYVSPDAYVYEYDGDFVIVLNEDGLPKLQMNSFYVETLASTKGEDKEYFQEKMRSAQWLMKSLYQRQRTLYKVLESIVRFQRGFFQEGVSKLKPLILKEVAEDIEMHESTVSRITTSKYVSTPHGIYELKFFFNSALGLDDGSQVGSESVKALIKSLIGEENSKKPLSDEKIAEMLKIELEVNIARRTVAKYRTAMGIKSSSKRKQVF
- the hpf gene encoding ribosome hibernation-promoting factor, HPF/YfiA family, with the protein product MNVAFTFKNFDPSDHLKEYANTRFTKLEKFITNPDNTEMQVNLSVDKIRHVADVIFSSDNIHISAYEASDDMYSTVDLVLAKLEVQLRRMRDKMRDHRRIEAAPGRMDVISFTTEEDEKSEPTIVETDQFVPKPMSVEEAAMQLQTLDHEFLVFRNADTEAVNVIYRRKNGDFGLIDPGY
- a CDS encoding PTS sugar transporter subunit IIA → MIINDNLDKELVLFELESSDKEGVLREMVTVLNAKGVKLDVETALKVLMTREKLGTTGIGDGIAIPHGKLDCLEDIFVVVGRSGSGIDFEALDGEPCHIFFMVLAPDQGAGTHLKVLAQISRQLKDATFREAFKNAQNQQELLNLLNIT
- the rapZ gene encoding RNase adapter RapZ — its product is MESADSFPVIVVSGLSGAGKSTVLKVFEDLRFFCVDGLPASMLAKLVELFKGKDENYRGLVLGMDLRQSDFVEEWQSTCAQLGSNGVCPSLIFLEARLPELVRRYATTRRPHPLESKKLGLEQALEEEKVLLEPLRSAADLIIDTTTYSIHDLRRRIQEKWSALTEGKSGLRVNVISFGFKHDVPTEADMVMDLRFLPNPYFDEKLRPLSGQDKAISDYVLGSETGSVFIEKYLDFLQYILPLYEAEGRYRLTIAVGCTGGRHRSVAVAERIFAILKKSGYSASLEHKHINLD
- a CDS encoding PTS sugar transporter subunit IIA yields the protein MDTEASKVGIVIVTHGHFGQALIDAAELIVGPQENVLSLCVDGTKGIDAAVESLKKFISQVKSNAGVLILTDMFGGTPTNLSLSLLQQDDIEVVTGVSLPMLLKALQKRTDSLQNMAEEVSRAGIKGIVIAGEMLRKRTSKG
- a CDS encoding PTS sugar transporter subunit IIB, which translates into the protein MFWVRIDNRLVHGQIIETWLPYTHAKSIIVANDAVADDCLQQQIMSLAIPQSVSCFFSSIDDLQESVMNVGADSKCGNTIILFSSCEDLRLAMEKGFKISTVNIGNIHYGPGKKQISPSVALSSDDESCLHFFKGQGIELDFRCVPNDPVQVRFI
- a CDS encoding PTS sugar transporter subunit IIC — encoded protein: MGCADRFFFAIFSLFRFTINAGLLERPLVAGALWGFVTGDYATSLKIAVFFELFWLDNIPAGTYIPPHILASTFAALALTSSFGFTEAPKVMCILLACLPLAQLGAWLENSLRQWHNHGYYKLLNWARKGKSGDDMPRKLVVQSILRTLSTSWLFFWTSTVILHYILRIFFHKWGGIIAPVEIQWSFLWIAASLGGLLALRLRKAYATFVFGVVIFGFVLLAGIV